A region from the Lolium perenne isolate Kyuss_39 chromosome 4, Kyuss_2.0, whole genome shotgun sequence genome encodes:
- the LOC127347838 gene encoding ethylene-responsive transcription factor RAP2-6-like yields the protein MAPRRHSNTGFLGVRKRPAGHFAAEITVGGVHVWICTFYTKEAAARADDVVAWRFARSRNEMNFPEVRSLTEAQNLALVQLLCSEGEAWRYIDGQRRIAIIEADEKFMVK from the coding sequence atggctcctcgtcgtcatagcaacacgggcttcctCGGCGTTCGCAAGCGGCCTGCGGgccatttcgcggctgaaatcactGTCGGTGGTGTGCATGTATGGATctgcaccttctacacgaaggaggctgctgcccgcgcagaCGACGTTGTGGCGTGGAGGTTTGCCCGGTCGCGCAatgaaatgaacttcccggaggtcaggtctctgacggaagcccAGAATCTCGCTCTTGTGCAGCTACTTTGCTCAGAGGGGGAAGCGTGGCGGTACATCGATGGTCAGCGGCGGATTGCTATCATCGAGGCGGACGAGAAGTTCATGGTGAAGTAG